In one Staphylococcus lutrae genomic region, the following are encoded:
- the rpsG gene encoding 30S ribosomal protein S7 — protein MPRKGSVPKRDVLPDPIHNSKLVTKLINKIMLDGKRGTAQRILYSAFDLVQERSGRDAMEVFDEAINNIMPVLEVKARRVGGSNYQVPVEVRPERRTTLGLRWLVNYARLRGEKTMEERLANEILDAANNTGGAVKKREDTHKMAEANKAFAHYRW, from the coding sequence ATGCCTCGTAAAGGATCAGTACCTAAAAGAGATGTGTTACCAGATCCAATTCACAACTCTAAATTAGTAACAAAATTAATCAACAAGATTATGTTAGATGGTAAACGTGGAACTGCTCAACGTATTCTTTATTCAGCATTTGACTTAGTTCAAGAACGTTCTGGTCGTGATGCTATGGAAGTTTTCGATGAAGCAATCAACAATATTATGCCAGTACTTGAAGTTAAAGCACGCCGTGTAGGTGGTTCTAACTATCAAGTGCCTGTAGAAGTTCGTCCAGAGCGTCGTACTACTTTAGGTTTACGTTGGTTAGTAAACTATGCGCGTCTTCGCGGTGAAAAAACGATGGAAGAGCGTTTAGCTAACGAAATCTTAGACGCAGCTAACAACACTGGTGGTGCAGTTAAAAAACGTGAGGACACTCACAAAATGGCTGAAGCGAACAAAGCATTTGCGCACTACCGCTGGTAA
- a CDS encoding glycine C-acetyltransferase, giving the protein MVQHLNDFLDENLNHLKENGLYNEIDTVEGANGPEIQINGKKYINLSSNNYLGLATNEDLKAAAKSAIDSHGVGAGAVRSINGTLDLHDELEATLAEFKGTEAAVAYQSGFNCNMAAISAVMNKNDAILSDELNHASIIDGCRLSKAKIIRVNHSDMDDLRQKAKEAVESGLYNKVMYITDGVFSMDGDVAKLPEIVEICEAYGIMIYVDDAHGSGVMGKGAGTVKHFGLQDKVDFQIGTLSKAIGVVGGYVAGSQKLIDWLKAQSRPFLFSTSLAPGDTKAITEAVKKLMASTALHDRLWENANYLKDGLARLGFNTGASETPITPVIIGDEKKTQQFSKRLMEEGIYVKSIVFPTVPRGTGRVRNMPTAAHTKEMLDQALEVYERVGKELDII; this is encoded by the coding sequence GTGGTACAACATTTAAACGATTTTCTTGATGAAAATTTAAACCATTTAAAAGAAAATGGTCTATACAACGAGATTGACACAGTAGAAGGTGCAAATGGACCAGAAATTCAAATTAATGGTAAAAAATACATTAATTTGTCTTCAAACAACTATTTAGGCTTAGCAACAAATGAAGACTTAAAAGCAGCTGCTAAAAGTGCAATCGATTCACATGGTGTCGGAGCAGGTGCCGTTCGTTCGATTAACGGGACTTTAGATTTACACGATGAATTAGAGGCAACATTAGCAGAATTTAAAGGGACTGAAGCAGCAGTTGCGTATCAATCAGGGTTTAACTGTAATATGGCAGCAATTTCAGCAGTTATGAATAAAAATGATGCGATTTTATCTGATGAGTTAAACCATGCTTCAATTATTGATGGTTGTCGCTTATCAAAAGCTAAAATTATTCGTGTCAATCACTCAGATATGGATGATTTACGTCAAAAAGCCAAAGAGGCTGTAGAATCAGGGCTCTATAACAAAGTGATGTACATTACTGATGGTGTCTTCAGTATGGACGGTGATGTTGCGAAGTTACCTGAGATTGTTGAAATTTGTGAAGCATATGGCATCATGATATATGTTGACGACGCACATGGCTCAGGTGTGATGGGTAAAGGTGCAGGAACAGTGAAACACTTTGGTTTGCAAGATAAAGTGGACTTCCAAATCGGTACGTTATCAAAAGCAATCGGTGTTGTCGGCGGTTATGTTGCGGGGAGTCAAAAGTTAATAGACTGGTTGAAAGCACAATCACGTCCATTCTTATTCTCAACATCATTGGCGCCTGGAGACACAAAAGCGATTACAGAAGCAGTGAAGAAATTGATGGCATCTACAGCGCTTCATGATCGTTTATGGGAAAATGCCAACTACTTAAAAGACGGTTTAGCACGTTTAGGTTTTAATACTGGTGCATCTGAAACGCCGATTACACCAGTGATTATTGGTGATGAAAAGAAAACACAACAATTTAGTAAGCGTCTAATGGAAGAGGGGATCTATGTGAAATCGATTGTTTTCCCAACTGTTCCACGAGGTACGGGACGTGTTCGTAACATGCCTACAGCCGCACATACAAAAGAAATGTTAGATCAAGCATTAGAAGTGTATGAACGTGTAGGTAAAGAACTCGACATCATTTAA
- the fusA gene encoding elongation factor G translates to MGRDFSLKNTRNIGIMAHIDAGKTTTTERILYYTGRIHKIGETHEGASQMDWMEQEQDRGITITSAATTAAWKGHRVNIIDTPGHVDFTVEVERSLRVLDGAVAVLDAQSGVEPQTETVWRQATTYGVPRIVFVNKMDKLGANFDYAVSTLHDRLQANAAPIQLPIGAEDDFSAIIDLVTMKCFKYTNDLGTEIEETEIPEDYRERAEEAREALIEAVAETNEGLMEKIFEEEEITVEELKDAIRQATTDVEFYPVLCGTAFKNKGVQLMLDAVIDYLPSPLDVKPIVGHRIDNPEEEVIAKADDDAEFAALAFKVMTDPYVGKLTFFRVYSGTLTSGSYVKNSTKGKRERVGRILQMHANSREEISSVYSGDIAAAVGLKDTGTGDTLCGEKNDIILESMEFPEPVIHLSVEPKSKADQDKMTQALVKLQEEDPTFKAHTDEETGQVIIGGMGELHLDIIVDRMKKEFNVEANVGAPMVSYRETFKQSAAVQGKFSRQSGGRGQYGDVHIEFTPNETGAGFEFENAIVGGVVPREYIPSVEQGLKDAMENGVLAGYPLIDVKAKLFDGSYHDVDSSEMAFKIAASLALKEAAKKCDPVILEPMMKVTIEMPEEYMGDIMGDVTARRGRVDGMEARGNAQVVNAYVPLSEMFGYATSLRSNTQGRGTYTMYFDHYAEVPKSISEEIIKKNKGA, encoded by the coding sequence ATGGGAAGAGATTTTTCTTTAAAGAACACGCGTAATATCGGTATCATGGCACACATTGATGCAGGTAAAACGACGACGACTGAACGTATTCTTTATTACACTGGACGTATCCATAAAATTGGTGAAACACATGAAGGTGCTTCACAAATGGACTGGATGGAACAAGAGCAAGACCGTGGTATTACGATCACTTCAGCCGCTACAACTGCAGCTTGGAAGGGTCACCGTGTTAACATCATCGATACACCAGGACACGTAGACTTCACAGTAGAAGTTGAACGTTCATTACGTGTACTTGATGGTGCAGTTGCTGTTTTAGACGCACAATCAGGTGTAGAACCACAAACTGAGACAGTTTGGCGTCAAGCAACAACATACGGCGTACCACGTATCGTATTTGTAAACAAAATGGACAAACTAGGTGCAAACTTTGATTATGCAGTTAGCACACTACATGACCGTTTACAAGCAAATGCTGCACCAATTCAATTACCAATCGGTGCGGAAGATGATTTCTCAGCAATCATCGACTTAGTCACAATGAAATGTTTCAAATACACGAACGACTTAGGAACTGAAATTGAAGAAACTGAAATTCCTGAGGATTATCGTGAGCGTGCAGAAGAAGCACGTGAAGCATTAATTGAAGCTGTTGCTGAAACAAATGAAGGTTTAATGGAAAAAATCTTTGAAGAGGAAGAAATCACTGTTGAAGAGCTTAAAGACGCAATCCGTCAAGCGACTACAGACGTTGAATTCTATCCGGTTTTATGTGGTACAGCATTCAAAAACAAAGGTGTTCAATTAATGTTGGACGCTGTTATTGATTACCTTCCATCACCTTTAGATGTTAAACCAATCGTAGGTCATCGTATTGACAACCCTGAAGAAGAAGTTATTGCTAAAGCAGATGATGATGCGGAATTCGCAGCATTAGCGTTTAAAGTAATGACAGACCCTTATGTTGGTAAATTAACGTTCTTCCGTGTATACTCAGGAACATTAACTTCAGGTTCATACGTTAAAAACTCAACTAAAGGTAAGCGTGAGCGTGTAGGACGTATTTTACAAATGCATGCGAACTCACGTGAGGAGATCAGCAGCGTATACTCTGGTGATATCGCAGCAGCTGTAGGTCTTAAAGATACAGGTACAGGGGATACACTTTGTGGAGAGAAAAATGACATCATCCTTGAGTCAATGGAATTCCCAGAGCCAGTTATCCACTTATCAGTTGAACCTAAGTCTAAAGCGGACCAAGATAAAATGACTCAAGCGCTTGTTAAACTTCAAGAAGAAGATCCAACTTTCAAAGCGCATACAGATGAAGAAACAGGTCAAGTTATCATTGGTGGTATGGGTGAGCTTCACCTTGACATCATTGTTGACCGTATGAAGAAAGAATTTAATGTAGAAGCGAATGTGGGTGCACCAATGGTATCTTACCGTGAAACATTCAAACAATCTGCAGCCGTTCAAGGTAAATTCTCTCGTCAATCTGGTGGTCGTGGTCAATATGGTGATGTTCACATCGAATTCACACCAAACGAAACTGGCGCAGGCTTTGAGTTTGAAAATGCTATCGTTGGTGGTGTTGTTCCTCGTGAATACATTCCATCAGTTGAACAAGGTCTTAAAGACGCAATGGAAAATGGTGTATTAGCAGGTTATCCATTAATTGATGTAAAAGCAAAATTATTTGACGGTTCATACCATGATGTCGATTCATCTGAAATGGCCTTCAAAATTGCTGCATCTTTAGCGCTTAAAGAAGCTGCTAAAAAATGTGATCCTGTTATCTTAGAACCGATGATGAAAGTTACTATCGAAATGCCTGAAGAATACATGGGTGATATCATGGGTGACGTTACAGCACGTCGTGGCCGTGTAGACGGTATGGAAGCACGTGGTAACGCACAAGTGGTTAATGCATATGTTCCACTTTCAGAAATGTTTGGTTACGCAACTTCATTACGTTCTAATACACAAGGTCGTGGTACTTACACAATGTACTTCGATCACTACGCAGAAGTACCTAAATCAATTTCTGAGGAAATCATCAAAAAGAATAAAGGGGCTTAA
- the rpsL gene encoding 30S ribosomal protein S12, with product MPTINQLVRKPRQSKTKKSDSPALNRGFNSQKKQFTKLNSPQKRGVCTRVGTMTPKKPNSALRKYARVRLSNNIEINAYIPGIGHNLQEHSVVLVRGGRVKDLPGVRYHIVRGALDTSGVDGRMQGRSLYGTKKPKK from the coding sequence ATGCCTACTATTAACCAATTAGTACGTAAACCAAGACAAAGCAAAACTAAAAAATCTGATTCACCAGCTTTAAATAGAGGTTTTAATAGTCAAAAGAAACAATTTACTAAATTGAATTCTCCACAAAAACGTGGCGTATGTACACGTGTGGGTACAATGACACCTAAAAAACCAAACTCAGCGTTGCGTAAATATGCACGTGTGCGTTTATCAAATAACATTGAAATCAACGCATACATCCCTGGTATTGGCCACAATTTACAAGAGCACAGTGTTGTACTTGTACGTGGTGGACGTGTAAAAGACTTACCAGGTGTGCGTTACCATATCGTTCGTGGTGCTTTAGATACGTCAGGTGTTGACGGTCGTATGCAAGGTCGTTCACTTTACGGTACGAAAAAACCTAAAAAATAA
- a CDS encoding 50S ribosomal protein L7ae-like protein, giving the protein MSNEKVTRFDKQACVVGLKETLKALRQQRVRKLIIGEDVNVHLLACVLSFANQNKIPIEFFSSQQALGEYVGINVKATVVALLK; this is encoded by the coding sequence ATGTCTAATGAAAAAGTCACACGCTTTGACAAACAAGCCTGCGTTGTTGGTTTAAAAGAAACGTTAAAAGCGCTTCGGCAACAACGGGTACGCAAACTGATTATAGGTGAAGATGTAAATGTGCATCTACTCGCATGCGTGTTAAGCTTTGCCAATCAAAATAAGATACCGATTGAATTTTTTTCAAGCCAACAAGCGCTTGGAGAATACGTGGGTATCAATGTAAAAGCGACAGTCGTTGCTTTGCTGAAGTGA
- the rpoC gene encoding DNA-directed RNA polymerase subunit beta': MKIGLASPEKIRSWSYGEVKKPETINYRTLKPEKDGLFCERIFGPTKDWECSCGKYKRVRYKGMICDRCGVEVTKSKVRRERMGHIELAAPVSHIWYFKGIPSRMGLLLDMSPRALEEVIYFASYVVVDPGPTGLEKKTLLSEAEFRDYYDKFPGQFTAKMGAEGIKDLLEEINLDEELKMLRDELESATGQRLTRAIKRLEVVESFRNSGNNPAWMILDVLPIIPPEIRPMVQLDGGRFATSDLNDLYRRVINRNNRLKRLLDLGAPGIIVQNEKRMLQEAVDALIDNGRRGRPVTGPGNRPLKSLSHMLKGKQGRFRQNLLGKRVDYSGRSVIAVGPNLKMYQCGLPKEMALELFKPFVMKELVQREIATNIKNAKTKIERMDDEVWDVLEDVIIEHPVLLNRAPTLHRLGIQAFEPTLVEGRAIRLHPLVTTAYNADFDGDQMAVHVPLSKEAQAEARMLMLAAQNILNPKDGKPVVTPSQDMVLGNYYLTLERKDAVNTGMLFNDTNEVIKAYANGHVHLHTRIGVQASSFNNPTFTEEQNRKILTTSVGKVIFNEIIPDSFSYINEPTATNLEKSTPDKYFVDASELGEGGLAAYFENTELVPPFNKKFLGNIIAEVFNRFSITDTSMMLDLMKDLGFKYSSKAGITVGVADIVVLPDKQEILDESEKLVERVQKQFNRGLLTEEERYNAVIEIWTNAKDRIQAKLMKSLDKTNPIFMMSDSGARGNASNFTQLAGMRGLMAAPSGKIIELPITSSFREGLTVLEYFISTHGARKGLADTALKTADSGYLTRRLVDVAQDVIVREEDCGTDRGLLVSDIKEGTEMIEPFIERIEGRYSKQTVRHPETDKVIIRPDELITPEIAKEITDAGIEEMYIRSAFTCNTRHGVCEKCYGKNLATGEKVEVGEAVGTIAAQSIGEPGTQLTMRTFHTGGVAGSDITQGLPRIQEIFEARNPKGQAVITEIEGVIDNITVGKDRQQEIVVKGANETRAYLASGTSRLKVEIGQSVARGEVLTEGSIEPKNFLSVAGLTATEEYLLKEVQKVYRMQGVEIDDKHVEVMVRQMLRKVRIIEAGDTKLLPGSLVDIHNFTDANREAFKERKRPATAKPVLLGITKASLETESFLSAASFQETTRVLTDAAIKGKRDDLLGLKENVIIGKLIPAGTGMKRYSKVDIEKDESKQAGAEEQVVVD, encoded by the coding sequence ATGAAAATAGGACTCGCTTCACCTGAAAAAATTCGTTCTTGGTCATATGGTGAGGTTAAAAAGCCAGAAACAATTAACTATCGTACGTTAAAACCAGAAAAAGATGGTCTTTTCTGTGAAAGAATTTTTGGACCGACTAAAGACTGGGAATGTAGTTGTGGAAAGTATAAACGTGTACGCTATAAAGGCATGATTTGTGACCGTTGTGGTGTAGAAGTGACAAAATCAAAAGTACGTCGTGAACGTATGGGGCACATTGAGCTTGCAGCACCTGTTTCACATATTTGGTATTTCAAAGGGATTCCAAGTCGTATGGGACTTTTGTTAGACATGTCGCCACGTGCATTAGAGGAAGTTATTTACTTTGCTTCTTATGTCGTGGTTGATCCAGGACCAACAGGTTTAGAAAAGAAAACGTTACTTTCAGAAGCAGAATTCCGTGATTATTATGATAAATTCCCAGGTCAATTCACTGCCAAAATGGGTGCTGAAGGGATTAAAGATTTATTAGAAGAAATCAATTTGGATGAAGAGTTGAAAATGTTGCGTGATGAGTTAGAGTCGGCAACAGGCCAACGTTTAACACGTGCGATTAAACGTTTAGAAGTGGTGGAATCATTCCGTAACTCAGGTAATAATCCGGCTTGGATGATTCTTGATGTCCTTCCAATTATCCCACCTGAAATTCGTCCAATGGTTCAGCTTGATGGTGGACGTTTTGCAACAAGTGATTTGAATGATTTGTACCGTCGTGTCATTAACCGTAATAATCGTTTAAAACGTTTATTAGACTTAGGCGCACCTGGTATTATCGTGCAAAACGAAAAACGTATGTTGCAAGAAGCCGTCGATGCATTGATTGATAATGGCCGTAGAGGTCGTCCGGTGACAGGTCCGGGTAATCGTCCACTCAAATCATTGTCACATATGTTGAAAGGGAAACAAGGGCGTTTCCGTCAAAACTTATTAGGTAAACGTGTAGACTATTCTGGACGCTCGGTTATCGCTGTAGGACCAAACTTGAAAATGTATCAATGTGGTTTACCTAAAGAAATGGCATTAGAATTGTTTAAACCATTTGTGATGAAAGAATTGGTTCAACGTGAAATCGCAACAAATATCAAAAATGCGAAAACTAAAATTGAACGCATGGATGACGAAGTATGGGATGTACTGGAAGATGTAATCATTGAACATCCTGTATTGTTAAACCGTGCGCCAACGCTTCACAGATTAGGTATCCAAGCATTTGAACCTACGCTAGTGGAAGGGCGTGCTATCCGATTACATCCACTTGTAACAACGGCTTATAACGCGGACTTTGACGGTGACCAAATGGCGGTTCACGTACCTTTATCAAAAGAAGCACAAGCAGAAGCACGTATGTTAATGCTAGCTGCACAAAACATTTTGAACCCTAAAGATGGTAAACCAGTCGTGACGCCATCACAGGATATGGTATTGGGTAACTACTACTTAACATTAGAGCGTAAAGATGCCGTAAATACAGGTATGCTATTTAATGATACAAATGAAGTGATCAAAGCCTATGCGAATGGACATGTTCACTTGCACACGCGTATCGGTGTTCAAGCTTCATCTTTCAACAACCCAACATTTACAGAAGAACAAAACCGTAAAATTTTAACAACATCTGTTGGTAAAGTCATCTTTAATGAAATTATTCCGGATTCATTCTCGTATATCAATGAACCGACAGCAACTAACTTAGAGAAGAGCACACCAGATAAATATTTTGTCGATGCATCTGAACTTGGTGAAGGAGGCTTAGCTGCGTATTTTGAAAATACTGAGCTTGTGCCACCATTCAACAAAAAGTTCTTAGGTAATATCATTGCTGAAGTATTTAATCGCTTTAGCATTACAGATACGTCGATGATGCTTGACTTAATGAAAGATTTAGGATTCAAGTATTCTTCAAAAGCAGGTATTACGGTTGGTGTTGCGGATATCGTGGTACTACCAGATAAACAAGAAATTCTAGACGAATCTGAAAAATTAGTTGAACGTGTACAAAAGCAATTCAACCGTGGTTTATTGACGGAAGAAGAGCGCTACAATGCGGTTATTGAAATTTGGACAAACGCAAAAGACAGAATTCAAGCTAAGTTGATGAAGTCTCTTGATAAAACAAACCCAATTTTCATGATGAGTGACTCTGGTGCCCGTGGTAACGCATCTAACTTCACGCAACTTGCAGGTATGCGTGGATTAATGGCCGCACCATCAGGTAAAATCATCGAATTGCCAATCACATCATCATTCCGTGAAGGTTTAACGGTACTAGAGTACTTTATCTCGACGCACGGTGCGCGTAAGGGACTTGCGGATACGGCACTTAAGACTGCGGACTCAGGTTACTTAACACGTCGTCTCGTTGACGTGGCACAAGATGTCATCGTCCGTGAAGAAGACTGTGGTACAGATCGTGGCTTGCTCGTTTCAGATATCAAAGAAGGTACAGAAATGATTGAACCATTTATCGAGCGGATTGAAGGGCGTTATTCTAAACAAACCGTTCGTCATCCTGAAACGGACAAAGTGATTATTCGTCCTGACGAGTTGATTACACCTGAAATTGCGAAAGAAATTACAGATGCAGGTATTGAAGAAATGTACATTCGTTCTGCATTTACATGTAACACACGGCATGGTGTATGTGAAAAATGTTATGGTAAAAACTTAGCGACTGGTGAAAAAGTAGAAGTGGGTGAAGCAGTAGGAACAATTGCTGCACAATCTATCGGTGAACCGGGTACACAGTTGACAATGCGTACATTCCATACAGGTGGGGTTGCCGGAAGCGATATTACACAAGGTTTACCACGTATTCAAGAAATTTTCGAAGCGCGTAACCCGAAAGGTCAAGCTGTCATTACTGAAATTGAAGGTGTCATCGACAATATTACAGTAGGTAAAGACCGTCAACAAGAAATCGTGGTTAAAGGTGCGAACGAAACACGTGCATACCTTGCTTCAGGTACATCTCGTTTGAAAGTGGAAATTGGACAATCCGTTGCACGCGGTGAAGTCTTAACAGAAGGATCTATCGAGCCGAAAAACTTCCTTTCTGTCGCTGGTTTAACTGCAACAGAAGAGTACTTGCTGAAAGAAGTTCAAAAAGTTTACCGTATGCAAGGGGTAGAAATCGATGACAAACACGTCGAAGTGATGGTGCGTCAAATGTTGCGTAAAGTACGTATCATTGAAGCAGGAGATACGAAATTGCTTCCAGGTTCATTGGTGGATATTCATAATTTCACAGATGCAAACCGTGAAGCATTTAAAGAACGTAAGCGTCCAGCAACGGCTAAACCGGTATTGCTTGGTATTACGAAAGCCTCTCTTGAAACAGAAAGCTTCTTGTCTGCGGCTTCATTCCAAGAAACAACACGTGTGTTAACTGATGCGGCAATTAAAGGTAAACGTGATGACTTGTTAGGTCTTAAAGAAAACGTTATTATCGGCAAGTTAATTCCTGCCGGTACAGGTATGAAACGTTACAGTAAAGTCGATATCGAAAAAGACGAATCGAAACAAGCTGGAGCTGAAGAACAAGTCGTTGTAGACTAA
- the tuf gene encoding elongation factor Tu, with protein sequence MAKEKFDRSKEHANIGTIGHVDHGKTTLTAAIATVLAKHGDSVAQSYDMIDNAPEEKERGITINTSHIEYQTEKRHYAHVDCPGHADYVKNMITGAAQMDGGILVVSAADGPMPQTREHILLSRNVGVPALVVFLNKVDMVDDEELLELVEMEVRDLLSEYDFPGDDVPVIAGSALKALEGDPQYEEKILELMDAVDTYIPTPDRDSDKPFMMPIEDVFSITGRGTVATGRVERGQIKVGDEVEIIGLTEESSKTTVTGVEMFRKLLDYAEAGDNIGALLRGVAREDINRGQVLAAPGSITPHTKFKAEVYVLSKDEGGRHTPFFSNYRPQFYFRTTDVTGVVNLPEGTEMVMPGDNVEMEVELISPIAIEDGTRFSIREGGRTVGSGVVTEIEK encoded by the coding sequence ATGGCAAAAGAAAAATTCGATCGCTCAAAAGAACATGCCAATATCGGTACTATCGGTCACGTTGACCATGGTAAAACAACTTTAACAGCGGCTATCGCAACTGTATTAGCAAAACATGGTGACTCTGTTGCACAATCATACGACATGATCGACAACGCACCAGAAGAAAAAGAACGTGGTATCACAATCAATACTTCACACATCGAATACCAAACTGAAAAACGTCACTATGCACACGTTGACTGCCCAGGTCACGCGGACTATGTTAAAAACATGATTACTGGTGCGGCTCAAATGGACGGTGGTATCTTGGTAGTATCAGCTGCTGATGGTCCAATGCCACAAACTCGTGAGCACATTCTTTTATCACGTAACGTAGGTGTACCTGCATTAGTTGTATTCTTAAACAAAGTTGACATGGTTGACGATGAAGAATTATTAGAATTAGTTGAAATGGAAGTACGTGACTTATTATCTGAATACGACTTCCCAGGTGATGACGTTCCTGTAATCGCTGGTTCAGCATTAAAAGCTTTAGAAGGCGACCCACAATACGAAGAAAAAATCTTAGAACTAATGGATGCGGTTGACACTTACATTCCAACACCAGACCGTGACTCAGACAAACCATTCATGATGCCGATTGAGGACGTTTTCTCAATTACTGGTCGTGGTACAGTAGCGACAGGCCGTGTTGAACGTGGTCAAATCAAAGTTGGTGACGAAGTAGAAATCATCGGTTTAACTGAAGAATCTTCTAAAACAACTGTTACTGGTGTAGAAATGTTCCGTAAGTTATTAGACTACGCTGAAGCTGGAGACAACATTGGTGCTTTATTACGTGGTGTTGCACGTGAAGACATCAACCGTGGTCAAGTTTTAGCAGCACCTGGTTCAATCACACCACATACAAAATTTAAAGCGGAAGTTTACGTATTATCAAAAGACGAAGGTGGTCGTCATACACCATTCTTCTCTAACTACCGCCCACAATTCTATTTCCGTACAACTGACGTAACAGGTGTTGTTAATTTACCAGAAGGTACTGAAATGGTAATGCCTGGTGACAACGTTGAAATGGAAGTTGAATTAATTTCACCAATCGCTATCGAAGACGGTACACGTTTCTCAATCCGTGAAGGTGGACGTACTGTAGGATCAGGCGTTGTTACTGAAATCGAAAAATAA
- a CDS encoding amidohydrolase: protein MKDWFQLASDKEEEMIRTRRYLHQHPELSFQEKHTATYILNRLKALNFQIETPVGRHGIVARINGSQNGPTIALRADFDALPIQDLKAVAYRSTIPGVMHACGHDGHTAILLTVAELLHEHQHQLKGTVILIFQYGEEVMPGGAQEMIADNALMGVDKVYGNHLWTGYPTGTIHSRPGPMMAQPDEFTVTIHGKGGHGAKPHETIDPIVILAEFILSTQKIISRTLDPVKQAVISFGKIEAGEADNVIPDTATCRGTVRTFETDIQAHIYHKMDLLLQGLSLANDVTYSFDYIKGYLPVYNHAPSVETVQKAADALNFRYRTADLMMVGEDFSYYLNARPGAFFLTGCGNAEKGTNWPHHSPHFDIDEQAMKYAVSTFMKILELESLF, encoded by the coding sequence GTGAAAGATTGGTTTCAACTGGCATCTGACAAAGAAGAGGAGATGATACGTACACGTCGCTACCTCCATCAGCATCCTGAATTGTCATTTCAAGAAAAGCATACAGCGACTTATATTTTAAACAGATTAAAGGCATTAAATTTTCAAATTGAAACACCTGTCGGGCGTCACGGTATCGTTGCACGTATCAATGGCTCACAAAATGGACCAACAATTGCATTACGCGCGGATTTTGATGCCCTCCCCATCCAAGATTTAAAGGCGGTTGCTTATCGTTCGACCATCCCAGGTGTGATGCATGCATGTGGACATGATGGACATACTGCGATTTTATTAACAGTCGCTGAACTCCTTCACGAACATCAACACCAACTTAAAGGTACTGTCATCCTTATTTTTCAATATGGTGAAGAAGTCATGCCGGGAGGTGCCCAAGAGATGATTGCTGATAATGCCTTAATGGGCGTCGATAAAGTCTATGGCAATCATTTGTGGACGGGTTATCCTACAGGCACGATTCATTCACGTCCAGGACCGATGATGGCACAACCTGATGAATTTACCGTTACAATCCATGGTAAGGGCGGACATGGCGCAAAACCGCATGAAACGATTGATCCTATTGTTATTTTGGCTGAATTTATTTTAAGTACCCAAAAGATTATTTCTCGTACGCTAGACCCTGTCAAACAAGCCGTCATCTCTTTTGGAAAAATCGAAGCTGGTGAGGCAGATAATGTCATTCCTGATACTGCAACTTGTCGCGGAACAGTACGTACCTTTGAAACGGATATTCAAGCACATATTTATCACAAAATGGACCTGTTGTTACAGGGCTTGTCCCTTGCTAATGACGTCACTTATTCATTTGACTATATTAAAGGATACTTACCTGTATACAATCATGCGCCCTCAGTCGAAACAGTGCAAAAAGCAGCCGATGCGCTCAATTTTAGATACCGCACCGCTGACTTAATGATGGTCGGTGAAGATTTTTCTTATTATTTAAATGCACGACCTGGTGCTTTTTTCTTAACAGGATGTGGGAATGCTGAAAAAGGTACAAATTGGCCGCATCATAGTCCTCATTTTGATATAGATGAACAAGCTATGAAATACGCAGTCAGTACCTTTATGAAAATCCTTGAACTTGAATCACTGTTTTAA